From a region of the Pleuronectes platessa chromosome 22, fPlePla1.1, whole genome shotgun sequence genome:
- the pax4 gene encoding paired box protein Pax-4, whose product MCGTNADLQNKGGGRVNQLGGMFLNGRPLPESKRRKMIELASEGVRPSQISRILRVSNGCVSKILSRYRRTGLLEPKTTGGSRPRLLTPGVISTIIRCKRENPTIFAWEIRKRMAAARFCKVSKIPSVSSINRILRKIHLEHGPMCMELSAHMEPDLDHLIQDELNHRHTVCSDEQKPKGVQQRNRTTFTSEQSGALEQEFSHSQYADMYLREKLSARIKLPEETIKVWFSNRRAKWRRETKQRSGSQSKYVQKQRDFPPVNPAPPHGFTSPQATAVSRIYRQHSEASSSYDTVSRKLQNGCIFSTEAGKVCVRNPAQLRSISLPPSLFHPSSNAMTQNIDTARLAPHSEGFPFPLVHGPTDARTSLPVLSEGVRTGRPVPQCWTQQGVSLTWSQIQTDQRFLFAPQTWDLHPQ is encoded by the exons ATGTGCGGAACCAACGCTGATCTGCAAAATAAAG GTGGCGGGCGTGTGAACCAGCTGGGAGGCATGTTTCTGAACGGAAGACCTCTCCCTGAATCCAAGAGGAGGAAAATGATCGAGCTGGCCTCGGAGGGGGTCCGTCCCAGTCAAATATCAAGGATACTTCGG GTGTCCAACGGGTGCGTGAGTAAGATCCTGAGCCGGTACCGACGCACGGGACTCCTGGAGCCCAAGACCACCGGAGGGAGCCGACCTCGACTCCTCACCCCCGGCGTCATCTCCACCATCATCCGGTGCAAGAGGGAGAACCCGACTATTTTCGCATGGGAGATCCGGAAGCGCATGGCTGCGGCGCGATTCTGCAAAGTCTCCAAGATTCCCAGC GTGTCATCCATAAATCGGATTTTAAGAAAGATCCACCTGGAGCACGGACCCATGTGCATGGAGCTCAGTGCGCACATGGAGCCGG ATTTAGATCATTTGATTCAGGatgagctgaatcacagacacacagtctgcAGCGATGAGCAGAAACCTAAAGGTGTCCAGCAGCGGAACCGCACCACCTTCACCTCGGAGCAGAGCGGGGCCCTTGAGCAAG AGTTTTCTCACAGCCAGTATGCAGACATGTACCTGAGGGAGAAACTGTCGGCCAGAATCAAACTTCCTGAGGAAACCATCAAG GTCTGGTTTTCAAACCGACGGGCGAAGTGGAGGAGGGAGACCAAACAGAGGAGCGGCTCGCAgagtaagt ACGTCCAGAAGCAAAGAGATTTTCCTCCGGTGAATCCAGCGCCGCCGCACGGCTTCACATCTCCTCAG GCAACAGCAGTGTCGAGAATCTACCGTCAACACTCGgaagcctcctcctcctatgACACAGTTTCCAGGAAATTACAAAATGGCTGTATTTTCTCCACAGAAGCAGGTAAAGTCT GTGTCAGAAATCCTGCACAGCTCAGGTCCATCTCTCTGCCTCCGTCACTCTTCCACCCCTCGAGCAACGCCATGACCCAGAACATAGACACGGCCCGTCTGGCTCCACACTCGGAGGGATTCCCTTTCCCACTGGTCCACGGGCCCACAGACGCCAGGACGTCCCTCCCAGTTCTGAGCGAGGGGGTGCGGACAGGCCGCCCAGTGCCTCAGTGCTGGACCCAGCAGGGAGTTTCTCTCACTTGGAGCCAGATCCAGACGGACCAGAGGTTTCTGTTCGCGCCGCAGACCTGGGACCTGCATCCCCAGTAG